The Antedon mediterranea chromosome 7, ecAntMedi1.1, whole genome shotgun sequence genome has a segment encoding these proteins:
- the LOC140054977 gene encoding uncharacterized protein gives MAEVEQDLHDNQISTLPANVFDGLTALTELYLHSNQISTLPANVFDRLTALTWLYLTYNQISTLPANVFDRLAALTELNLWYNQISTLPANVFDRLTALTELGLSGNQISTLPANVFDRLTALTWLSLSRNQISTLPANVFDRLTALTTL, from the exons ATGGCT gAGGTTGAACA gGATTTGCACgataaccaaataagtacattgccagccaatgtatttgatggattgacagcactgacagaact gTATTTGCAcagtaaccaaataagtacattgccagccaatgtatttgatagattgacagcaCTGACATGGCT gTATTTGACCtataaccaaataagtacattgccagccaatgtatttgatagattgGCAGCACTGACAGaact gAATTTGTGGTATAACCAAATAAGcacattgccagccaatgtatttgatagattgacagcaCTGACAGAACT gGGTTTGAGCGGTAACCAAATAAGcacattgccagccaatgtatttgatagattgacagcaCTGACATGGCT gAGTTTGAGCAgaaaccaaataagtacattgccagccaatgtatttgatagattgacagcactgacaacactgtaa